The nucleotide sequence TTTACAAAACCACACTACTTATTTTGTGCTTTTAACCTCTTTTAGGTTGTTTGTGGTTGTTAACGCGATTGTATGTGCATATTTCGTTCTCACCATCCCTTTATCGATTGTTCACATCATGAGGAGCGTCGCAAGAGGAAGCAGAATCCTCTTAATTATTCTTGACACGGTATTACGACACTCATCATCTTTTTACTCAGAACCATGTTAATTATCCCATCACCTATTTTGACCCTTTTTTCTCCGATCACTTCAAAATATGCTAGTAGCAAGGTTTGAACCTGGGACCTCTAGTTAGTGTATCTAGACCGCAGTCAGTTAATTTTGGAAGAACATCCACTTGACAATAGCTTTTATGTGTTTCTTATAACTAACCGGCCATTAACAATAAAAGTATTGTACGTTTTGAAGGTGATGCTAGCTCTTCTAACTGCGGGGGCATCAGCGGCTGCATCAATCGTCTACTTAGCTCATAACGGAAACACATCAACAAATTGGTTACCAGTGTGCCAACAATACGGGGATTTTTGTCAAGGTGCATCTGGTTCACTCATTGGATCGTTTGGAGCAATCGTTGTGCTTATACTTGTGATCTTGCTTGGGGCCATTGCATTATCTAGACAAGCTAAACGCGTCATCCTTTGATGAATTAAACTCTAGTCGTTCAGTGTGACCTATATCTGTGTGTAATTTTACCTTGTTTTCTTGATTGATATCGCGTGTAATACTCAAATGAAATGTAATGATTTTAAACTTAATGTGTACTATATGTTCACTTTTATACATTAAAAATATAAAGTTAAACGGATACAGGCAATACAATTAcaattcatatctatatatatatagtttgctaTGCTAGTACGGCCACAAGATCATCAATCGATTTCAATGTCTTCTCATAGTATAAGTAAGATTCGTACACCTTTGGCGTCCGAACATAGTAATCAAACTGCCACACAAATTAAGTTAGGCATGATTATTGTTTTTTTCAATTATTGAGTTAAAGTTATATTAGTAAATAGTAAAAAACATAAAAGAATGAACAAGTATTGGAGCAAGTAAAGATTATACCTCAGACATGTTATCAACCAACTCATTAGCAGCTTTAACATAAGAACTTTTATTAATTTCGGGTACCATCGACATTGCATTCTTCAAATCCTGGGATAAATAAGCCGATTTTAATCTTATATAAAACAACACATACCTCCAAGacattgtttccaacatgtttctAATGCTATGCAACCCTTCTCTAGTTTGTCTAATTCGAGCCACGGCGTCCTCAGCAGACAACCCTGGCTCGAAAAACCGTTCTTTTATGAACGATCTAGTACCCCAGTTTTCGGCTAATGCTACACCCGAATAATTAAGGGTGTTTAAACTTAGTAATGAAATGGAGGTGGCTATGATGGACCTCCGGCGAGTGGAGTGGGTTTCATCACCGGAAAATGTGGCTTTTATAGGCGGAATCGGGTGGCGGTGACGGTGGTGGGAGGTGGTGATTTGGGGGTGGAATAGGGTGGTCATGGTTTTGGGATATGGTGGGAGATAA is from Rutidosis leptorrhynchoides isolate AG116_Rl617_1_P2 chromosome 10, CSIRO_AGI_Rlap_v1, whole genome shotgun sequence and encodes:
- the LOC139872467 gene encoding casparian strip membrane protein 1; this translates as MSKAVRLEEGDASKVSVPVRSNKGLSVMDLVLRLVGIAGTLGAAIAMGTNEQTLPFFTRFVRFDAQYDDFRAFRLFVVVNAIVCAYFVLTIPLSIVHIMRSVARGSRILLIILDTVMLALLTAGASAAASIVYLAHNGNTSTNWLPVCQQYGDFCQGASGSLIGSFGAIVVLILVILLGAIALSRQAKRVIL
- the LOC139872468 gene encoding photosynthetic NDH subunit of lumenal location 2, chloroplastic, which codes for MTTLFHPQITTSHHRHRHPIPPIKATFSGDETHSTRRRSIIATSISLLSLNTLNYSGVALAENWGTRSFIKERFFEPGLSAEDAVARIRQTREGLHSIRNMLETMSWRYVLFYIRLKSAYLSQDLKNAMSMVPEINKSSYVKAANELVDNMSEFDYYVRTPKVYESYLYYEKTLKSIDDLVAVLA